GCTTCTCGGGCCTGCGCGCCTGGGTGACGCCCCGCCGGCTGGCCGTGATGGTCGAGGGCCTGGACGCCGAGCAGCGCCGTGAGGAGGAGGTGGTCACCGGGCCGCCGGTCAAGGCCGCCTACGACGCATCCGGCAACCCAACCCCCGCCGCCCTGGGCTTCGCCAAGGGCCAGGGTGCGGACATGTCCGCCCTGTTCACCGTGGACACCCCCAAGGGCCAGTACCTGGCCCTGCGCAAGAGCACCGGGGGCGTCAAGACCACCGACCTTCTGCCCGCCGCCTGCCTGGCGGCCATCAAGGCGCTCAACTTTCCCAAGAAGATGCACTGGGGCAGCCTGGATTACACCTTCGGGCGGCCCATCCGCTGGATCGTGGCCCTGCTGGACGGCGACGTCGTCCCCTTCGAGGTGGCCAGCGTGCCTTCCGGCCGCACCACCTGGGGGCACCGCGTCATGGGCTCCGGCCCCTGGGAGCTGGCATCCCCGGCGGACTACCTCCCCACGCTGGAGAACAAGGCCGCCGTGGTGGCCGACCCGGCCAAGCGCCGCGAACTGATCCTCAAGCAGTGCGAGGAGGCCGCCGCGGCCGTTGGGGGCAAGCCCATCATCGGCGAACGGCTTCTGGAGGAGGTCTGCGGGCTGGTCGAATACCCGCTGGTCATCCTGGGCAATTTCGACAAGCGCTACCTGGAGCTGCCCCGGCAGGTGCTCCTGACCAGCATGGAGAGCCACCAGAAGAGCTTCGGCGTGGAGAATGCCCAGGGCGAGCTGCTGCCCCACTTCCTGACCACGGCCGGGCTCAAGCCCACCGACGTGGCCCTGGTGCGCAAAGGCTGGGAGCGCGTGCTCAAGGCCCGCCTGGAGGACGCCCGCTTCTTCTGGGAGACCGACCTGTCCTCCAGCTTCGAGACCTGGCTGGCCAAGCTCGAATCCGTGACCTTCCTGGCCCCGCTGGGCTCCATGGGCGAGAAGTCCCGCCGCATCGAGAGCCTGTGCGCGGCCCTGGCCCGCCAGGTGGACCATGCGCTCTCCGCGCCGCTGATCCAGGCCGGGCGCATCTGCAAGGCAGACCTGGTCTCCGAGATGGTGGGCGAATTCGCTGACCTGCAGGGCGTCATGGGCGGCGTGTACGCCCGCCGCAAGGGCGAGGACGAGGCCGTGGCCCAGGCCGTTGCCGAGCAGTACCTGCCCCTGGGGCCGGACAGTCCCGTGCCCGCCAGCAAGGCCGGAGCGCTGCTGGCCGTGGCCGACAAGATCGACACCCTGGCCGGCTGCTTCGGGCTGGACATGATCCCCACCGGCGCGGCCGACCCCTACGCCCTGCGCAGGCAGGCCCTGGGCATCTGCCGCACCCTGGTGGAGCGCGGCCTGCGTGTGAGCCTGGCCTGGCTGGTGGAGCGCGCCTTCGAGGGCTATGACGGCGTGCGCTGGAAGCTCGACCCGGCCGAGGCCAAGGCCAAGCTGCTGGAGTTCTTCGGCTCCCGCCTGAAGGCTCTGTACCTGGGCAAGGGCCTGCGCCCGCAGGTGGTGGACGCCGCCATCGGCGCGGGATTCGACGACGTGTGGGCCCTGGACGCACGCATGGGCGCCCTGGCGCGCTTCAGCGAGGGCAGCGGGTTCGACCAGGCCGTGCTGGCCTTCAAGCGCGCGGCCAACATCATCCGCAAGCAGGCCGCCGCCGAGTCCCTGGACGGCGTGGTGGACAAGGCCAAGCTGGTGGAGCCCGCCGAGGTGGCCCTGGCCGCCCTCCTGGAGGAAACGGCCGGCCGCTTCGAGGAGCTTTGGAAGAACGACGATTTCGACGCCCTGTTCGGGCTCCTGGCGGAATTGCGCCCCGGTGTGGACGCCTTCTTCGACGGGGTGATGGTAATGTGCGAGGACGAAGGGCTGCGCAAAAGCCGCCTGAATATTCTGAAATCGCTGGTGGACCGGCTGGGCAGGCTCGCGGACTTCGCCGCGTTGCAGGTTTAGACGAAATCACTTGACAGCTTAACAGATCGCATCTATCAAGTCCGTCTTTGAACTTGATGCGAGGAGGGAGATCCCTTGGCCAATCATAAGTCCGCTTTGAAGAGGCACCGTCAGAGCCTTATCGCCCGTGCGCGCAACCGCGCCATGAAAACCCGTGTGCGCAACGCCGTCAAGGCCGTGCGTCTGGCCGTCGAGCAGAAGGATACTGCCGCCGCCCAGGAGGCCCTCAAGGCCGCCACGATGATCCTCGACAAGGCCGCCTCGAAGAAGATTCTTCACTGGAAGACCGCCGCGCGCAACGTCTCCAGGCTGAATCTCGCCGTGAACAAGATCACGGCCTAGTCCGCGACCATACCGACAACAAGCCCGCCGGCTACTCGCCGCGCGGGCTTTTCGTCGTTCTTGAAGGGGAGTTGGCAGAGGGAAGAGGGGCGAAGGCCTCCGGCGGCCAGGGCGCTGCCCCTGGACCCCGCCAAAGGGAGTTCCTCCCTTTGTGATCCCTACCGGCTTCGCGTTCCAGGCTGGCTGTTACGTATGAACGTGCGGCATTGGCTGCGCCGGGAGGCTGACGGGGAGGGGGGCGCAATCCCTGGCGATAGGGCCGCGCCGGGTCGCGTTGCCACACCAGAAGCGTGGATTCGGCAAAGGGCGGCACGATCCCGGGGGGGGAGGGCCGCGCCGGGCTGCTGGACACCGCCCGTCAATGTGCCGCACCGGAGGGGGCGTCGCTGCGCTAGCTCAGGCAGGCCAGTTGCCCGACGGGCCAGGGGCAGTGGCAGCAGGGCACCCGTGAGCCGATGCAGTCCTCCTCGAAGGGGGAGCTGGCCGAGGTGACGTCGCTGCAGGGACCGCCGTTGCAGCTGGCGCAATGCGGGTACTCGTAGGCCAGGGCCTGGCTGCGGAAATCCTTGTAGCCGGCCTCGTTCCAGATGTCCTCCAGGCGGGCCTGCCTGATGGAGCCGAAAAAGGCCGCGCGCACGTGCTTGGTCTCGCCGCCCATGACGCAGCGGTAATTGCGCCACAGGAAGTGGCACGGCGCCACTTGGCCGGAGCGGCTGATGAAGGTCGCTCCCTCCTCCATGAAGCCGCAGCGCCTCTCCTGCCGGGCGGAGAGCGGCGGCAGGCTGATCTCCATGCCCATCTCGCGCGCCACGGCGCTGGCCCCCTCGAAGGCGCGCTCAAGGTCGCCCCTGTCGGTGCTGTCCCAGTCGAACAGGCTGCGTACGTTCATCCAGACGCCGTGGGCGTTGGCGTCGCGCTGCATGAGCTTCACCAGGTGCACCAGGCGCTTGTCCCCCTCGGATTTGTCCACCCGCCAGAGAATCTTGTAGTAGTCGTCGAAGTCCAGGCCTTCCCCGGCTGCGATGGCCTTCCACTTGGAGAAGTAGCGCGCCGCCTCCTCAGGGTTGGGGTTGAACAGCGAGTGTTCCTCGGCCTCGCGGGTGTAGGGGAAAAGGTGCGACACGATGACGAACCGCGCCCCGTGTTCGCCCGCCCAGCGCACCATGGCAGGCAGGTGGGGGGCGTTCTCGCGCATGAGCACGATCTGCGCGCCCGCGCGTATGGGGCGTCCGGTGCGCTCGCTGGCCAGGCGAAGGGCCTCGTAGGCGTCGGCAAGGGCCTGGAGCCGCACCGCGCCGTGCAGGGTTTCGCCGTCCGCATCGCTCAGGGAGTCGAGCGAGATGCAGACCGTGTCCAGGCCGGCGGTCGCCAGCTCCAGAGCCAGATCCTTGGTCAGCAGCAGCCCGTTGGTCTGCATGGCGATCTGCGCGTCGGGGCTCATGACCTGCCGTGCGCTGGCGATCATGGCCGGGAGGTCGCGATGCAGCAGAGGCTCACCCACGCCAGCGAAAACCAGTCTGTCGCAGCTGGCCAGGTCGGGCAGCAGACGCTGGAAATCTTCCAGGGGCATGTCGCCATCAGGGGTGGGGGAGTCGGTTACGGCCTTGACGCACATGCGGCAGCGCATGTTGCAGCGGGTGGTGGGCTCTACATGGACGATGCTGGGGCTGTGGGCTTGCGGCATGGGCGGACCTCGCGAAGTGATGATGATCGCCCGGAAATGATAGTGCGCCTGCTGCGGATGCGCAAGGGGGGTAGCAGGCCCTCAATCGACGTTAAACAGCAATGCCGGGCCGTTGTGCCAGAATTGAGAAGTGAACCCTTTGAGGATGATTTCCAGTTTTCCGCCCGGCCCATCAGGCACGGTGATCTCATACCATGACGATTCCGGGGTCCAATGGCTGTCGTCGAAAGCCTTGGTCAGACTGAAAACCGGCTGGCGTTTGCCGTCGCCGGACAGCCAGAAGACGCTCACGCTGTCACTCGACTTTTCCATGCGCGGATAAATCCTGAACCGGGTACCCCCGCCGGCCAGGGGGATCGTCAAAATGCCGGGAGTTTCGGTGCTGGCCGGGGTGAAAGCGCTCCAGCCCTTGCTGTTGGGTTCCAGCTCCTTGATATTGACCGTAGAGACCTGACCTCCCAGGGGGGCCGGGGAAGAAGCCCAGCCCGCGCCGTCCGCCGGGCGCCACAGGACGATATCCGGGAAGAGGGCGTCCAGCTCCTCGTCGGAGGCGGCGCGGCTGGCCCCCGCGGCCTTCTGCACGGCGGGGATGGCCATGAGCGCGCGGTAGACGTCCCTCGCGAGGAGATAATAGCCGTATCGGGTCAGGTGCAGGTCGTCCGCCCATACTCTGCGGATCAGGCGGCTCTCATCAAGGACGGAGTCGAAGGTCGCCTGCGTGTTGACGTACGGGATGTGGTTCCTGGCGGCGAGCGAGGCGTTGGCGGCGGGCAGCACGGTGCGCCCGTAGGCCAGAAGCTTGACCAGATCCTGGTTCATGTCCCTCAGGTGGGATGAGCCCGGATCCCGGCCCAATTTCATCGGGTCGCTGACCAGAACCGAAAGGACACCCTCGCGCCGCGAGGCGTCCAGCGCCGCCTGCAGGTTGCGCTCGTACCTCACGACCTGCTCGAACGCTTCGGGGATGGTGTATTCGCAGGCGCAGCCCCTCCGGTGCACGTGCTGGGCGGCGTCAAGATCGTTCAATCCGTCCATGATCACGTACATGTCCGGGCTGAACCACTGCAGCCGGGTGGATATCTGCAGGTAGGTGTGCAGGGAGTTGTATCCGAACACGCCGGCGTTGACCGCTTCGATGCGTTTGCCGCCGGGAGATCGGGTTCGCTCGAACATCTCCTGCAGGATGGCGGGATAGGAGTACCGGTCCGTCTCGACGCCGGCTCCGTAGGTGGTGGAGCCGCCAAGGCAGAAGATCCTGTACGTGTCCGACGGCTTGCGCGGGCTGAATTCCGGGCCGATGAAACCGTACGTGTTGTGGCGGAAGCCGCGGAGACCCTTGCTCTTGATCTCGTAGCCATGCTTGAGGCGGAATCCCAGCGTGGGGGAGGCCGTAGCGGCCGGATCGTGCTTGAAGGAGTGGATGTCGAGAAGCCGGACGTTGATGGTCTCGCGCATCAGGAAACCGGTGGCGGCTGCCAGCGCGAGAACCAGGCATATGGCTGCGAGAATTCGGTACAACATGGCGAAGTTGGCCTGGGGAGTCCTGTGTTGCAGTGTGGCTCCGGACGTGCTCTCCGCGACGTCCTGCCGGTCAATAACCGCTAACAACAAGCGCGGCAACGGATAATTGGGGGGCGAACTTTCCTGGTGGTCAGGGGCGTGGAGCAGGCCCTGGCGCGGCGAATTGCTGATGAAGCTTGCGCGGATGGAGTGGAAACTTCCTTGCTCGCGTCAACGTCGCGAGCAAGGGGCGGTGCATGGGCTGCGGTTCGTTCGCTTATGCGGCGGCTTGCCCAGTGGCGGGGCAACGCCTGCTAGGCGAGGATTTCCGCCATCTGGGCGCGGAAGAGGGTGCTGCCGCCCATGGCCGGATGGCGCACGGTGCGGAAGGCCAGCCCGGGGAAGAGCGCGCCCAGGGAGTGCTCGGCCTTGCGGCCCACGGCCACCACCTGTCTCGGGCTGAAGATGTCCAGCACCTCGGCCAGGAAGGGCTTGCCAAGCTCCAGCTCTTTCGTGCGAGGGGTGCGGTTGGTGCGCGGCTTGCCTGGAAGGTGCGGGTGCAGGGGCAGGGCGTTCCAGAGCAGGGGCACGACGCCATGGGCGTCGGCAACGCCCCAGACGTAGCGGCCGCTCGGCTCGAACACGTCGCCCTGGCGGAACATGGTCTCCCGGTGGGAGGCGAAGAACGGGTTTGCGTTGGTGGCCAGCGTTTCGGGGCTGGTGAAGGGCATGCCGGTCAGGGCGCAGCCCCTGTGTCCGGCGGCTTCGCCGACAAGGGCCAGCTTCACGGGCTGGCGGGCCAGGAAGAGCAGGAACTGGCGCATATTGCCCGCCAGGCGGGGGTCCTGGAAGGGGTTGAACAGGTCCGGGGCCTGGGGGACGGCGGCCAGCCGGGCGAGCAGGGCGTCTATGCGTGCGGATTTGGGCATGGGATGCGAAAAAGCCCCGGAACCCGGCGGGCCGGGCTCCGGGGCTTGGTGCGGCAGACGTTAGGCCAGCTGAGCCAGCAGCTTGTCCTTGATGTCGTTGATGGCGCCTTCGCCGTCGAGCTCGATGTACTTGGTCACGCCCTTGGCGGCCAGGTCCTTGTAGAAGTAGGCGGCGGCCAGGGTGCCGGTGTTGGTGTCGTAGTAGATGTCATGACGCTTGCCGATGGCGGCCTCGTCCTGGTCGTCGGAGCGGGCGGAGAGGTCGCCGCCGCAGACGCGGCACTTGTCGCCGTTGGGCTTGATGGCGTCGATGAAGATGTTGTTGGGGTGGTTGGGGTCGTTCTTGCAGATGCGGCGGCCCATGATGCGGTTCTTGGCGATTTCGCGGGGCAGCAGGATCTCGATCACGTAGTCGAGCTTGATGCCTTCGGCCTGCAGGGCCTCCCACAGCTTCTGGGCCTGCACGGTGTTGCGGGGGAAGCCGTCAAGCAGCCAGCCGCCCTGACCTTTGGTCTTCAGGGTCTCGAGGACCATGGGGATGGTGATGTCGTCGGGGACCAGGTCGCCGCGGTCGATATACGCCTTGGCCTTCTTGCCCAGCTCGGTGCCGCCGCCGATGTGCTCGCGGAAGATGCCGCCGGACTCGATGTGAGCCAGATTGTATTTCTGCTTAACCAGGGAACCCTGAGTTCCCTTGCCGCTGCCGTTGGGCCCGAAGGTCAGGATATTCACGCGCCGCCTCCTTGTTTAAAAAATAACAATCGGTGCTCTCTATCCCTCGGGCGGGGAAGTGTCAACGGCGGGGGCCCCGGAACCTGGAATGAAAACGATGCCCTCGCGCGTCACCAGGGCCTGCTTGCCGCCGGGGAACTGGAAGTCCTTGCCCAGGGAGCGGGCGGCCCAGGCCTCGTCCAGGGCCCGCAGGGGCGGGGCCAAGGGCTGTCCTGGGCCGAGAGTCTCCACGACGCGTTTGTACAGGCGCAGGCGAAGGGCCTTGGGGAGGTTTTCGAGGTGCTCGGAGCGCAGCAGGCGCTCCCCTGTGGCCGGGTCCGGCTCGGGGACGAGCGGCGACACGGCCTCCTGCATGTAGGCCTCGTCGATGCGCGCCTGGGTCCAGAGTTCGGCCACGGCGCCCAGAAAGTGCGGATTTTCACGAACGAACAAGGGCACGAATTCCTTGCGCACACGGTTCCGCAGGAAAGTGCGGTCCTCGTTGCTCGGGTCGTCGCGCCAGGCGAGGCCCCATTCGTTCAGGAAGCGGCGCAGCTGCTCCTTGGGCAGGGTGAGCAGCGGCCGCAGGATGCGCCGCCGCGGGTCCCAGGCGGGCATGCCGCCCAGGGCGGGCCAGCCCGCGCCGCGGATCAGGCGCATGAGCACATCCTCGGCCAGTTCGTCCAGCTGGTGCGCGGTCAGCACCGCGTAGGAGCCGGTCTCACGGCGCAGCTCCTCCAGCCAGGCGTAGCGCGCCCTGCGGCCCGCGTCCTCCAGGCCGGTGCGCCGGCTGGCTGCCTCGGCGCGGATGTCGGCTGTCTTGACCACGCAGTTGATGTCCAGTTCGGAGCACATCTCGACGCAGTGGGCTGCGTCCTGGGCGGAATCGGGTCTCAGGCCGTGGTCCAGGTGGGCGGCGTGCAGTGTGAGGCTCAGGCGCGGGCCGAGGATGGAGAGCATGGCCGCGAGGGCCGTGGAGTCCAGCCCGCCCGACACGGCGAGCACCACGCTCTTGCCGCGCAGCTCCGGGCCGGCGAGGTCGAGCAGGATGCTCTCCACGCGCAGGCAGAGATGGGCGGACCAGGGGGAAAGGGCGGTGAGCCCGCCGGGATGGGGCATGGCCTCAGAGCAGCCCGCGCTGTTCGAAATGGCGGGCGTACTCCTGGTCGAAGCCGGTGACGTGCTCCTCGAACCAGCGCTTCAGGAAGGCCAGCAGCTCGTTGGACAGCTCGGCCCTGTCGCCCAGGTAGTCCAGCTCGAAGTGGAGCAGCTTCTCGATGAAGGCCTCGTGCTGGGCCACGTGCGCATCCAGGCCCGGGAAGCCGATGCGGGCCATCAGGCGTTCTTCGGTGCTGAAGTGCTCGCGCACGTATTCGTTGAGCTCGCGGATGACTCGGGCCAGGATGTCCTTGCCTTCACCGGCGGCGTGGGCACGCTCCAGGTCGGCCAGCAGCTCGACCAGGCGCATGTGCTGCAGGTCGATGTCCTTGTGGTTCACGCTCAGGCTGTCTGACCAGACGAAAATTGTCATGGCGCGCTCCTATACGGCGATGTCGAGTTCCCGCACGAGCAGGTCCAGGCTATCTATCATGTGCTCGCGCAAGGACGCGTTGGCGTAGGCCACGCAGGAGCAGCGCAGGATCTTGCGGGCGCGCACCAAAAGCTCCAGGCGTATCCAGCCGTCGCCGGTCTCCAGGGGCAGGAAGAACGGGCCGCAGGACTCCAGGTGTTCGCTCTGCTCCGGGCCCAGGAATTCCTCGGGGATGGGAACGTAGTACATGCCCTTGATGGAGCCGGTCCAACCCTTCTGGACCAGGCGCGCCTCGATCTTCTCCACGTCCTCGCGGGTGAGTTCGTCAATCTGGTAGACGCGCATGGGCTACTCCTTGGCGGCGGGTTTGCGGTCCAGGTGGGCTTCGGGGGGCACCACCTCCCCGTCGAGATCGAACATGCGCCGGGCCAGGTCCAGGAAGCGTTCGCCGCCGTCCTCCTCCTGGGAGCGCCGTTTCAGGAACTGCAGGGGCTGGTGGTAAAGCTTGTGCGCCAGGGACAGGGCCAGCTTCTCCACCGCGGCCTGCACCTCCTGGGGGCAGTCGGGGCCGAGGCGCTTGAGCGTGCGGCGCAGCTCCTTGCGGGCGAGGGCCTCGCCCTGGCCCAGCAGGTCCACGATGGTGGGCTGCAGGTCAAGGGATTTGAGCCACAGCCCGAACTTCTCGGACTCGGAGCGGATGATCTCCCGGGCCTTCTCGGCCTCGGTGGCGCGCTGGGCCTTGTTCTCCTCCACCACGTCCTTGAGGTCGTCGATGTCGTAGAGGTAGACGTTGTCCAGGCTGTTGATGTCCGGGTCGATGTCGCGGGGCACCGCGATGTCGATGAAGAACATGGGCTTGTATTTGCGCTTCTTGAGCACGTCCTTGATGTCGCGGGCCCTGATGATGGGCTCGGGGGAGCCGGTGGAGCTGATGACGATGTCCACCTCGGGCAGGCGGTCGATGAGCTCGGCGAAGGCCAGGGGCCTGCCCTTGAAGCGGGCGGCCAGCTCCTCCGCGCGGGAGTAGGTCCGGTTGACGACGCTGAGCGACTTGACGCCCGCGCCCACCAGGTGCGTGGCGGCCAGCTCGGCCATTTCGCCCGCGCCGATGAGCATGGCCTTCTTGTCGGCCATCTCGCCGAAGATGTGCTTGGCCAGCTCCACGGCGGCGTAGCTGATGGACACGGCGCTGGTGCCGATGCCCGTCTCCGTGCGCACGCGCTTGGCCGTGGAGAAGGCCTTGTGCAGCAGCCGGTTGACCACAACCTTGGTCTGGCCTTTGTCCACGGCGTTCTTGTAGGCCTGCTTGAGCTGCCCCAGGATCTGCGGCTCGCCCAGCACCATGGAGTCGAGCCCCGCGGCCACCTGGAACAGGTGCTCCACGGCCTCCAGGCCGCGCCGGTGGTACACGTGGGGGGCAAGCTCCGAGGGGCTGCGGCCGCTGGACTCGGCCCAGCAGCGGATCACCTTCTCCCCCGCGCCGGAGCCCAGGGGGGCCACAACCAGGATCTCGACCCGGTTGCAGGTGGAGAGCACCAGCAGTTCGTCCACGGACTTGCCCAGGTTGTGGACGCACTCCTCGAAGCTCACCTGCTCCTTGAGGGAAAAACACTCCCGCACGTCAACGTCGGCGGTGCGGTGGTTGAGACCGAGAATATGAATGTCGTGCTGCATCAGGCGAAACTATGGTGCGTCTTTACGAAGAAGTTGATGCCGAGCATGGAGGCCAGGCTGAGCCCGAACACCCATATGGCCAGCCAGGCGGTTTTCCTGCCGCGCCAGCCAAGGGCCACGCGCTGGTGGAACAGGAAGGCGAACAGCAGCCAGATGAACACGGCCGTGATCTCCTTGGGGTCCCAGGAGAAATAGCGCTTCCAGGTCAGCCCGGCCCAGATGAAGCCGGAGAGCAGGCCCAGGGTGTAGAGCGGGAAACCGAAGGTCACGGCCAGGCGGTTGGCGTTGTCCAGCTTGTCCAGGGAGGGCAGGGCGGCCCAGACGCCGTTGAGCTTCTCCTTGCTTTTGATGCGCCGCTCCAGCTTGATGTAGGCGGCTCCGGCGGCTCCTGCCATGGCCATGAGCCCCAGCGAGCAGAACAGCGTGCCGATGTGCAGCCCGAAGAACAGCCCCGCCAGGGATGGCGGCAGGGGCAGGCGCGCCGAACTGACGCTCAGCGAGCCCAGAAGGATGATGAAGGCCAGGGGGGTTGCGATCAGCCCCAGGAAGGAGAGCTTGAGCCGCACCCAGAGCACGAAGAGCACCAGCAGCAGGCTCCAGGAGAACAGGCTGAGGTAGAACTCGCCGCTGGCCAGGGCCAGGGACGGGTTGGCGAAGAGCCGCAGGGCCAGGCTCACCGTGTGGCAGGCGAAGCCCGCGCCGGAGGCGATGCCCCCGAAGGTGTTCGGGCGGTGCTTGCCGGTGAAGATGCCGCAGATGTGCCCGCCGCTGCCCACCAGATAGAGGGCCAGCGCGGCGTACAGTGCGAGTTCAGCTGAGTCCATCCAGTAGCTCCGGGATGCTGCCGTGCAGCTCGGAAGGAAGGTGCGCGGCGAGGATGTCCGCCGTGGTGGCCGCGTCGCGCCGCTCCAGCGCTTCCAGCAGGCCGGACTCTACCAGGCTGCGGAAAATGGCCCCGTTGCGCGGCGAGCCGAGGCCCAGCTCCAGCACCAGGGGCCTAAGCCTGCTCATGAGCATGAGCGCGGCGGCGTATTCGCTGCCGAAGGTGTCGGCCATCTCCTTGCGGATCTTGCGGGCCATGGCCGGGGAGGCTCCGCCCGTGGATATGGCCACGGTCAGGTCGCCCTGGGTGAACAGCGCGGGGACGATGAAGCTGCACTTCTCGGGCTGGTCCACGATGTTGCAGAGCAGGTCCCTGGCTTCGCAGGCCCGGCTTATGCGCCAGTTGAGCTCCTCGTTGGAGGTGGAGGCGATCACCAGGAAGCGGCCGTCCAGGTCTGCCTCGTCGAAGGAGCGCTGCTCGAAGACCACGTTGGGCAGGGCCAGGACCTCCTGGAGCTCGGCGTCCGGGGGGCTGGTGTCCAGCACGAGGATTTCCTTGGCCCCGCAGGCGGCCAGGGTTCCGATTTTGCGGCGGCCGACCTCGCCCGCGCCGACCACGAGGCAGCGCTTGCGGGTGAGGTCCGCGTAGAGTGGGTAGTAACGCATGGGCAGAGAGCCTAGCACAACCCGAGCCGCCAGCAAACCCACTTTCTTTCCCCCCGGCCTTGGGCTACCCTGGAGCAATGAAACCCGTGCTCGTCATGCAGCTGGCCCGCTTCGGGGACCTGCTCCAGACCAAACGGCTGGTGGCGGGCCTCGAGCAGGCCGGGCGGCCCGTGCACCTGCTGGTGGACTCCTCCCTGGCGGGTCTGGCGCGCCTGGTCTATCCCCGGGCGGTGGTGCACGCCGTGGCGGCGCACTCCCGGCCGGACCTGGCCGCCCTGCGAGAGAGCGTGCGCGAACTGGGCGAGGCCGGATTCCGGCGGGTCTACAACCTCAACTATTCGGGCCTGAGCGCCGCCCTGAC
The window above is part of the Fundidesulfovibrio soli genome. Proteins encoded here:
- the ccsA gene encoding cytochrome c biogenesis protein CcsA; this encodes MDSAELALYAALALYLVGSGGHICGIFTGKHRPNTFGGIASGAGFACHTVSLALRLFANPSLALASGEFYLSLFSWSLLLVLFVLWVRLKLSFLGLIATPLAFIILLGSLSVSSARLPLPPSLAGLFFGLHIGTLFCSLGLMAMAGAAGAAYIKLERRIKSKEKLNGVWAALPSLDKLDNANRLAVTFGFPLYTLGLLSGFIWAGLTWKRYFSWDPKEITAVFIWLLFAFLFHQRVALGWRGRKTAWLAIWVFGLSLASMLGINFFVKTHHSFA
- a CDS encoding precorrin-2 dehydrogenase/sirohydrochlorin ferrochelatase family protein, which translates into the protein MRYYPLYADLTRKRCLVVGAGEVGRRKIGTLAACGAKEILVLDTSPPDAELQEVLALPNVVFEQRSFDEADLDGRFLVIASTSNEELNWRISRACEARDLLCNIVDQPEKCSFIVPALFTQGDLTVAISTGGASPAMARKIRKEMADTFGSEYAAALMLMSRLRPLVLELGLGSPRNGAIFRSLVESGLLEALERRDAATTADILAAHLPSELHGSIPELLDGLS